The genomic interval TGGTCTATAGTGACTTATGAGGCTGAGTTTGGGTTTGTCCCATGtgtttttgctcttctctcccAAGGAGGGCTTTATCTAAGATGTGAAGTGATGAGCAGTGCATCTCATCTGCCGGCAACTGACCCATTCTCCACTATGTGATCACTCATGTTGTTTAAAATAGAGTCAGATGTCTTATTTGGATTTCTGTGAATGGGGCTTCTAACTACAGTATCTACATGGAATGCTGAGCCCAGAATTAactgctctttcctttcctgtgtACATCCAAGCttcagctctgggcagcctgcagggatgctggaggagcagagcagccagcacatgctgcaaagctgcagagcctctgctctgtgcccactCTGACATCAATGCTGTGCTTGCAGGATTGATGTTCACCGTAAGGAGAacgcaggagctgcagaaaaagCCATCAGCATCCACTCCACCcctgagggctgctctgctgcctgcaaaaTGATCTTGGAGATCATGCAGAAGGAGGCAAAGGACACAAAGACGTAAGTTTTTTCCCCTATCCCTCTGTACTTGTAGGCTGTATCCACAGCTCCTTGCTGGGCTGTGTTACCATCCCAGCACTCAGAGCTCCATGTGGAAGCCTTGCCTTGGGAGAACTGGGGGACATGGTATTCCCCATCACTCTGCTCCCAATCCCTCTTCTTCTGCCTGCTGTAatctttaattttgttgttttcccgTTCCTCTCTCAAGAGCTGATGAAGTGCCTCTGAAAATCTTGGCCCATAACAACTTTGTGGGGCGCCTGATTGGCAAAGAAGGGAGAAACTTGAAGAAAGTGGAGCAGGATACGGAGACAAAGATCACCATTTCATCGTAAGGCTCCTTGATGTCTTTGGGAAAAGCAGGGTGGACTTTCCCAACCTGAGGCAGATGGAAGTGGGGAGGCAGATATGGGGGatgtgaagaaagcaaagagatcGCTGTCAACCTGCTGGGAAGCCAGCCTGTGGCATGAGTGCTTTGATCCCCAAACCTGTCTTGATATACCTGCATGTTGTTTCCTGAGTtcccctcttcttcccttttggagctgtgctgcagtgctgatttatttttttagcaggCAGAACTGGGGTTCTGTTCTTTAAGCATGTTTGTGCTGCCTTCCTTAAAAACACGGGCAGTAAACCATgatgctgctccctgctttgGCCAGCACTGGTGTAACTCTGGCTTCCCATCAGCTTGCAGGACCTGACCCTGTACAACCCTGAAAGAACGATCACAGTGAAGGGCTCCATCGAGaactgctgcaaagcagagcaggagatcATGAAGAAAGTGAGAGAAGCCTACGAGAACGATGTCGCAGCCATGAGCGTGAGTGCGGCTCAGCTTCGGGACggcagctctgccaggcagGGTTCCTGCCCTACCTCCCCTCCTGTGTGCTCTAAGAGGATGCCCTGGTACAAGCAATGAGCgtttctctcctctccccctcAGCTCCAATCTCATCTCATCCCTGGCCTTAACCTGGCTGCTGTCGGCCTCTTCCCTGCCTCTTCCAACGCAGtacctcctcctcccagcagtGTCTCTGGGGCTGCTCCATACAGCTCCTTCATGGTAGGTGCACAGCTGAGGAACCTTGTGGTGCTTTCAGCATGGTCACATCCATGTGTGTGCAGGATCTGTGCTCTTCACCTGTTGCAAATGCAGTTGAAGGCCAGCACTTACGGTATGGGTGACACTTCTGGGGGGGATTGGGGGCATGGTGAGCTCTGAGCAGTGGTTCTGTGTCCTCAGCCTCCCGAGCAGGAGACCGTACACGTCTTCATCCCTGCCCAAGCAGTCGGTGCCATCATTGGCAAGAAGGGCCAGCACATCAAGCAGCTCTCCCGGTTCGCAAGTGCCTCTATTAAGGTAGTGTCACCTCATTAAGGAGCAGTGTCCTGCCAGCACCTCTTGCTGAGCTGggtgcctttctgctgctgaaattaCCTTAAAAACCTGGGTGATGTGTATGGATGCTGCAGTGACTGTTTCTCTCCCCCATTCCAGATTGCACCCCCGGAGACGCCAGACTCCAAAGTGCGCATGGTGGTCATCACAGGCCCTCCAGAAGCTCAGTTCAAGGTCCCCTCACTTTCTTGCCATCACAGTGGAGTGTCAGAGTCACCCAGTGCCTCCTCCACCATCCCCTTCCCTTCAGAGCAGGGTGGGAAGAAGCATCACAGTCAGCCCTCCCCAGTGTGACACTGAGACCTGTCTTAACTCAGCACCAGCCCTCCTGGGGCTGAGATGACTTAAAGCTCTGAGGAGCTGGGATTTGGGGAGGGAATCTGTTGTCCCCAGGATGGAGATGTGTGGGGACAGAGCGCCTTGAACAGAGCCTgatgctgcttctcctcctctgcaggcGCAAGGCAGGATTTATGGGAAGCTGAAGGAGGAGAACTTCTTTGGGCCGAAGGAAGAAGTGAAGCTGGAGACACACATCCGTGTCCCTGCCTCGGCTGCAGGGAGGGTTATTGGCAAAGGGGGCAAAACTGTAAGCAAAGCCACGTTTGGAAGGGGGTGGGAGCATTTGGgatgttgggggggggggggggggggggtctcttCCAAACTGCGTGGTGATGTTGGTCTCTGTCCCTTCCCTGCAGGTCAATGAGCTGCAGAACCTGACGGCTGCAGAGGTGGTGGTTCCACGGGATCAGACCCCTGATGAGAACGAGCAGGTCATTGTGAAGATCATCGGGCACTTCTATGCCAGCCAGGTATGATCCCGGCGGCTCGGTGCTGGTGGAGTCTCTGACGGCTCATAAGGGGTTGTGTTCAGTGCTGCTTCCTCCTATGACAGTGTTTTCtgctcttggctgctgctgtttgctgtcgTCTTTGTGTGCTTTTGTGGAGTGGTGTGGGCAGGAGGGAGAGCTGGGGTGAGGGGTACATTGACACgtgttcaacatcttcatcagtgacccAGAAGAAGGAATAGAATTCATGCCCAGCAAGTGTGCTGatggtgcagagctgggaggagtggttgATGCTCACTGACGCTGGTTAGTGAGACTTGGGCAGGCTGAGtgttgggcagagaggaatgTGATGAGATTTAACAAGGGCATGTGCAGGGTCTATGGCTGGGGAGGAACAAGTGCAGCATCAGTACAGGatgggggctgagctgctggaagggagctctgatGAGAAGGACGTGCGGGTCCTGGTGGCCAACAGGATGACCACGAGCCAGCAAGGTGCCCTgctggccaagaaggccaatggtaccCTGGTTGACCAATGATTTCCCATTCAGCTGTATTCCTCAAGGCACTCAGTGCCATTTCccttgcattttccttttgctccttTCATCCACAGATGGCGCAGCGCAAAATCCGGGACATCCTGGCCCAggtgaagcagcagcatcagaaGGGACAAAGCGGCCAGCTGCAAGCGAGGAGGAAATGAGAGCAGCACTGACACCAATGTGAAAAGTGGAACAAGCCAATGCCAGGCTTAAGAGTGGCTGGGAATCAGTTACCATAGACAGATGCAATTGTTTTCATTAACTGGTCGACACTAAAAGGCAGTTTGATTGGCTTTCAAGGCAAGAGGGACGGGGCTAAGAACCAGACCGCACCATCTGACCCCTTTTTAGCTCCATGTGCTGACACTGTACTGAACCGAAACgggaggtgctgtggggctgggggatgGAGCCCAACACCAGGCACTGCACTCAGcccctgcaggcactgcctgcCCTCATCTCAGGGCCTCTGGGGCTCCCCCAGGGCTCCCCCCAGCTTCActtccccatccctccctcaGTCCCTTCCCTGCCTCAGCGGTATGGCTGACGGATGTTTCCCAGAGTGATGTTAAACCTTtgggatctttttttttttctttttttttttttgaattcttttttccccttttaatttttctccttttttagaattttttttttttttttttttttttaatttttcaaaaattcCAGTGGACCATCACCAATCCCCCCCCCACTGGTAACGAGATCCGTTGTGAGGGACTgaagggagggggaggaaaacTCCATGGTGCCAAATGGATTTGGATCCCCTGGGAGGATCCCATCATGTCAGCAGCACCCGAGGGTGGGCAGAAGGAGAGCTTTTCTCtcccctgtgctgtgtgtgcagtgcaaTGCCTTCTGAAGCCTTAGGAACCAACGCAGGACCTCTATTTTCTAGGACAACTTTTTAGTTTTTCGTTTGGTTGGATGTTTCTTTATGTTAGTTTACTTGAAAGGAGCTGTTTTTGGGGGGGAGTTTTggtcttgttttctctctttgtcatcgtggggttttttttttttctttttttctgacctaTGAACTAATGGCAGAATGGGATGCAGAGCTTTAACTGCAGAGATGCTGAcctgggaagggaaggggcaAGGgaagtgctttgcttttttactTTCCTCCCTCTGagcaacagcaataaaacatAGGAACAAAGCACAGCCCGCTTGGTAGGAAGCATGAATTAACGTCCATCCTTCAGTAATGGGAAATGGGAGCTAAACAGATTTGGGTTTCAGAGCCAAAGGGTTTTGGGGCTTTGCTGGGATCAGGGGCTCAGCCTCAGCTTCGCTTCCCAGTACAGATTTGTGCCCTGAAATCCTATTGGTATCTCTATGGGCTCAGCCAcatacagtgattttttttgtggctttttttttgggggggggggggggaagggggaaaaacacTCAGGGGAATGGAATATTTTCATTAGCAAAGCTGGAGGATGCTGGTTGGTGTTAACCCTCGTGGGGCTGTTTGTGGTGTATCCCAGCCccctttctcccctctcccaAATCTCTCCAGAtgggggcaaaaaaaaaaaaaaaaattatttgaaatttggCACGtctgaagctttattttcttcttatttttaaaacaacaaagcccacaatcaccaccaccaccctcttCTCTCTGCGGCCAGAACAGCCCCCCCCCCTCACACGACCATACCAAATAGATCCGTCAAACGAATGTAAGGTGGTTCCTGATTCCCGTCACTCTTAGGaggatttttatattttagatatattttaatggtttgttttttaatatttgagtATTGGGAAGGGACAGTAACTGCTGTGACTGCCTCACACGGGGCCGGGtcgtgtctctatggggctgtgtgtgcaCCGTGCTGCCCTTCCACCCGGCCCCATTGGGGACTCAGCGCCGGTGCTGTCCCACAAGCTGGGGAGCAGggggagaaagcaaaaagctcTGATTGCATTGGGGACAGCGGGGCGAGCCCGCATGGAGGTGATAAGGAGGGAGGTGGGGGTGAACCTCGCACTGATTCTGTACTGTTTCTTCTTAAACCAGACTGCTCCCATAGAGCTGAGATGGGGACGCAGCAGCGGTTACTGTCCCTGggggcactgcagcagcagcagtggggtgaGGCCAGGAGTTGGGGTGAGGTATAGCCGTGTGTTTGAGCAACAAGAgaggagggaaagaggaaaaaaaaaaaaaagaaaaaaaaaaaaaaaagaaaaaaaaaagagaaaaggagaaaaaaaaaaagctacctCAAGGTATGACGTTACCTCAGCAATTgaatttttatttggttttttttttggtttttttttttggttttttttttgtggggggCTTGCTGGTATTTTATATAAAAGCTGATAgtcttgaatattttatttttttaatgaaaagagaagTTAAGTTGTTCGTAATTTCTTGTGAGCCAGGAGCCCTGCGCCCGGGTCCCCAGGTGTGATGATGAGCTCTCTATGGAGAACGACAGAAATCTCAGATGTAGTGGAAAAGATGGCAGCACGAATGGTGTTGGCCTTCCCAAAGCCAGGCAGAAATGCCAACACGACACACGAGCTGTCGGATGTCGCGACTCTTTGAGACCTTGGACAAATCGGAGCCCACCGACGTTTTCAATTGGAaagactttatttcttttttttttttcttcttttttttttcttttcctttcacatgcaagaaaaacaaaccaacaaatcaaccaacagaacaaagaaaaatgaaaccaacAGCAAAACTACTGGATGACGAAAGGCTTTTGTCCATCCGACTTCATTGGGAAAGCAAACGGCTGAAGAGCTTGGGATTGGCAATCTTCCACTGTGGGCAATGAGGATGGATTTGCCTCCACGAAAGCACTCCTGGAATGGAGCTCAGCACCACGTGGGGCACATTGAGCTGCCCCAAACCCAGGCAGCATCCCGCAGCCATAAACCGTATGGACTGCCATAAACCAAACCCATATGGGCTGCCCCAACGGTGCTGCCATGGAGGCAAAATGGCCGCCTGTCTTCTCCACTATGATGCTGGTAAACGCATTGCAGAGATTTGCCTCAGTTTTACCGAGGATAAAgcaagtaaaaaaacaaaaacaaaaaaaaaagaggaaaaaaaaaaaaaagggaataaaaaaagacagaaatggaaacCAACTTTTCTTCTACAAACGCACAcggaggagagagaaaaatggaatgaCCCTCACGAATAACAGGCACGGACCTCACCCTATATGCTTGAAaaggttctttttgttttctttatgtgcCATCTTGCTGTTTGTCCCTGCAGGAAAATGACCCATTCTGCGTTGGATGAGAAG from Lagopus muta isolate bLagMut1 chromosome 25, bLagMut1 primary, whole genome shotgun sequence carries:
- the IGF2BP1 gene encoding insulin-like growth factor 2 mRNA-binding protein 1, whose amino-acid sequence is MNKLYIGNLNESVTPADLEKVFNDHKISFSGQFLVKSGYAFVDCPDEQWAMKAIETFSGKVELHGKQLEIEHSVPKKQRSRKIQIRNIPPQLRWEVLDGLLAQYGTVENCEQVNTDSETAVVNVTYTNREQTRQAIMKLNGHQLENHVLKVSYIPDEQSVQGPENGRRGGFGARGAPRQGSPVTAGAPVKQQPVDIPLRLLVPTQYVGAIIGKEGATIRNITKQTQSKIDVHRKENAGAAEKAISIHSTPEGCSAACKMILEIMQKEAKDTKTADEVPLKILAHNNFVGRLIGKEGRNLKKVEQDTETKITISSLQDLTLYNPERTITVKGSIENCCKAEQEIMKKVREAYENDVAAMSLQSHLIPGLNLAAVGLFPASSNAVPPPPSSVSGAAPYSSFMPPEQETVHVFIPAQAVGAIIGKKGQHIKQLSRFASASIKIAPPETPDSKVRMVVITGPPEAQFKAQGRIYGKLKEENFFGPKEEVKLETHIRVPASAAGRVIGKGGKTVNELQNLTAAEVVVPRDQTPDENEQVIVKIIGHFYASQMAQRKIRDILAQVKQQHQKGQSGQLQARRK